A region from the Triticum aestivum cultivar Chinese Spring chromosome 3D, IWGSC CS RefSeq v2.1, whole genome shotgun sequence genome encodes:
- the LOC123079228 gene encoding uncharacterized protein, protein MRADRVMAEGAKRIDLAAPLRSARLPYHKADLNSGPVRHPGAVPFVWEQSPGQPKSVRTRRPPPSSPSQPRPEDNGANPYHDALGECERDRALPNGAAPAPAAVPRTGAAEREAERAEVEPRKEATTPDVLSVADVLRKEEEDVGDDDERFSDALDTLSRTESFTVNCSVSGLSGVPDRPAGAAATSAEPGARGFMMDRFLPAAQAVAVGSPQYTFRKASVAGSTGNSAREHAHAAAANWRMGSDDDRVRRTPVQLPYQHLPPNYLSCNYPRRDDHEEEEEEEDDDDFDVHSTRGFASKGCGLLPGLCVKTSLLLLNPMPIMKGGKARQGGRGRGLASKGRGQKAPSPLARSSQRKNLGCDSNGQYWEEVYKHKLEQKYINQGEDRRSKLTSESNHLTFWSDSQTGDGSSPFRHSIGGGMSPYRRDVALSPSRKANGSLEVRDKDEKMSRSNGSSSLGIDHDHGSLLGSDHSSLKGSSSMSSGVDRTLHEDSMDHRSGIDSEASQLTLPLDPKASLNSGCDVQHGGHQIVRSNSIVEVQDNDMLTKTIAKVPESISLIPSGNAGSVKLDDRKTHDSSQDVPVHSEDNIAVKKESMPLQFLMPLPVPKSPSDSWLSRNLPSVKNKPPAPSFLGIQVQSKKQAPWASTHPKENDLKPPRTRQIRFADVVERPYYLDTEI, encoded by the exons ATGCGCGCGGATCGCGTCATGGCGGAGGGGGCCAAGCGGATCGACCTGGCCGCGCCGCTGCGCTCGGCGCGCCTGCCATACCACAAGGCCGACCTCAACTCCGGCCCCGTCCGCCACCCCGGCGCCGTGCCCTTCGTCTGGGAGCAGAGCCCCGGCCAGCCCAAGAGCGTCCGCACCCGCCGCCCGCCTCCGTCCTCGCCCTCGCAGCCGCGCCCGGAGGACAACGGCGCCAACCCTTACCATGACGCCCTGGGCGAGTGCGAGCGCGATCGCGCACTGCCAaacggcgccgcccccgcccccgccgccgtgcCCCGAACTGGTGCCGCGGAGCGTGAGGCGGAGAGGGCGGAGGTCGAGCCGAGGAAGGAAGCCACGACGCCGGACGTGCTGTCCGTGGCCGATGTGctgcggaaggaggaggaggacgtcggcGATGACGACGAGAGGTTCTCGGACGCGCTGGACACGCTCTCCCGCACAGAGTCCTTCACCGTGAACTGCAGTGTCAGCGGTCTCAGCGGCGTGCCGGACCGCCCCGCGGGCGCGGCCGCCACCAGCGCCGAGCCCGGCGCCCGCGGCTTCATGATGGACCGCTTCCTGCCGGCCGCGCAGGCGGTGGCCGTGGGCTCCCCGCAGTACACCTTCCGCAAGGCCAGTGTAGCTGGCTCCACCGGCAACTCTGCCCGCGAGCATGCGCATGCCGCTGCGGCCAATTGGAGGATGGGCAGCGATGATGATCGCGTCAGGAGAACGCCTGTGCAGCTCCCTTACCAGCATCTGCCTCCCAATTATTTGTCTTGCAACTATCCCAGACGCGATGatcatgaagaggaggaggaggaagaggatgacgatgaCTTCGACGTACATAGTACCCGAGGTTTTGCATCCAAGGGGTGTGGTTTGCTCCCTGGTCTGTGTGTCAAAACCTCCTTGTTGCTACTGAATCCAATGCCTATAATGAAGGGTGGCAAGGCGCGTCAGGGAGGGAGAGGCAGGGGATTGGCATCCAAAGGCAGGGGCCAGAAGGCACCGAGCCCTCTTGCCCGGAGCTCACAACGCAAGAATCTTGGCTGTGATTCTAATGGG CAATACTGGGAGGAAGTTTATAAGCACAAGTTGGAACAGAAGTACATTAACCAAGGAGAGGATAGGAGGAGCAAGCTGACAAGTGAGTCGAACCATCTGACATTCTGGAGTGACTCTCAAACTGGCGATGGGTCTTCACCATTCCGCCACTCCATAGGTGGTGGCATGTCTCCCTACCGCCGCGACGTTGCCTTGTCACCATCACGTAAAGCGAATGGGTCACTTGAAGTAAGAGATAAAGATGAGAAAATGAGTAGAAGCAATGGCTCTAGCTCACTTGGAATAGACCATGATCATGGCTCGTTGCTTGGATCAGATCACAGTAGTTTGAAGGGATCAAGCTCCATGAGCTCAGGGGTCGATAGAACATTGCATGAAGATTCAATGGATCACCGTTCAGGTATTGATTCAGAAGCTAGTCAGTTGACCCTGCCATTGGATCCAAAGGCATCTTTGAATTCAGGGTGTGATGTTCAACATGGAGGACACCAGATAGTCAGAAGTAACAGCATAGTGGAAGTTCaagacaatgatatgttgacaAAAACAATCGCCAAAGTGCCAGAATCCATTTCATTAATACCTTCCGGAAACGCAGGATCAGTAAAACTAGATGATAGAAAAACTCATGATAGTAGTCAGGATGTTCCAGTACATTCGGAAGATAATATCGCCGTCAAGAAGGAAAGTATGCCTTTGCAATTTCTAATGCCGTTACCTGTCCCAAAGTCGCCTTCAGATTCTTGGCTTTCTCGCAATTTGCCATCTGTGAAGAATAAACCACCTGCACCATCTTTTCTTGGAATCCAAGTACAGTCGAAGAAACAAGCTCCCTGGGCCTCCACACATCCAAAGGAGAATGATCTTAAACCTCCCAGGACACGCCAAATAAGATTTGCAGAT GTGGTGGAGAGGCCTTATTATCTGGATACTGAGATATGA
- the LOC123079229 gene encoding proline-, glutamic acid- and leucine-rich protein 1: MEPEPDRGVSLLSPAPNPSHKPCLRAAKSMAFKREERRKHKEQKRERKRQENLALALAQWEPLGAPPRPAATSTPGEPPDDKPWPCDPPSPADAAPSAAWGWGPPAEPPAQPPVAARCPQADAVRACRALFEEHADDDDDGEEGEEEEGDVARFFDELLEKDAGLRGFYEAERETGRFLCLVCEGVGARAGKRFPGCAALVQHAGSVARTKRRLAHRAFADALGRLLGWGAGRTTPVPADCDNDGATDQAEHLDASECAEMEVA, from the exons aTGGAGCCCGAGCCCGACCGCGGCGTCTCCCTCCTCTcccccgccccaaaccctagccacaAACCCTGCCTCCGGGCGGCCAAGTCCATGGCCTTCAAGCGCGAGGAGCGCCGCAAGCACAAGGAGCAGAAGCGGGAGCGCAAGCGACAGGagaacctcgccctcgcgctcgcacAGTGGGAGCCCCTCGGCGCCCCACCCCGCCCGGCCGCCACCTCCACTCCCGGCGAGCCACCCGATGACAAGCCCTGGCCGTGTGACCCGCCATCTCCCGCGGacgccgcgccctccgccgcctGGGGCTGGGGCCCTCCGGCGGAACCGCCGGCGCAGCCGCCGGTCGCGGCAAGGTGCCCCCAGGCCGACGCGGTGAGGGCGTGCCGCGCGTTGTTTGAAGAGCAcgccgatgacgacgacgacggcgaggagggggaggaagaggaaggcgaTGTGGCCCGGTTCTTCGACGAGCTTCTGGAGAAAGACGCGGGCCTGAGGGGGTTCTACGAGGCGGAGCGGGAGACGGGGCGGTTCCTGTGCCTGGTGTGCGAGGGGGTCGGCGCCAGGGCGGGGAAGCGGTTCCCCGGCTGCGCCGCGCTGGTGCAGCACGCCGGCTCGGTCGCCCGCACCAAGAGGAGGCTCGCGCACCGCGCCTTCGCCGACGCCCTCGGCCGCCTGCTCGGCTGGGGCGCCGGTCGGACCACCCCTGTTCCG GCCGATTGCGACAACGATGGCGCTACTGATCAAGCTGAGCACTTGGATGCTTCTGAATGTGCAGAAATGGAGGTGGCCTAA